The Chitinophaga lutea genome contains the following window.
GGTGCCTTCGAATTCGGAGAAGATCTGTTCGTACGTTTTACCGAGGATATTGGCCAGTATGTTCAGGCGGCCGCGGTGGGCCATGCCGATCACGGCTTCCTGCACGCCGTATTCGGCGGCGGTGCTGATCATGGCGTCGAGCGCGGGAATGGTGGTTTCACCGCCTTCCAGCGAAAATCGTTTCTGACCGATATATTTGGTGTGGAGGAACTTTTCGAACATCACACCCTGGTTGAGTTTCATCAGGATGCGCTTTTTCTGTTCGGGGCCGAGGGGCTTGCGGAAAGATGTTTCGAGCTCTTTCTGCAGCCATTCTATTCTGGCGGCATCGTTGATGTAGGTAAACTCGATACCTACCGCGGAAGCATATACTTCTTTAAGATGCTGGATGATTTTTTCGAGAGAGGTTTTACCGAGGCCCACTACCTGGCCGGCGAAAAATTCCGTTTTGAGGTCGGCGTCGGTGAGGCCGAAATATTTCAGGTCGAGGTTCGCCTGGCGGTCTTTCCTTTCGCGGATGGGGTTGGTTTTGGCAATCAGGTGCCCTTTTTTGCGGTATGCCTGGATGAGGCGGTATGCCCCGAGTTCTTTTGCAAGCTGTTCGCTGCTCACCGGTAAAGAAGCGGCGCCTGTGGATGTGGCCGCTTTCCCGTTAGTATTGCTCACCGCAAAGTCGAATCCTTCAAAAAATTTGATCCATTCCGGGTCCACTGCGGCCGGGTCTCTGCGGTACTCCTGGTACAACGACTCAATATACGCCGGGTGCGAGTTGGTGACAAACGAAAAGTCCTTCATTTACAACGAATTTAAGCTTGGTCTTTTATTCACATTTTCCCTTACCTGTTTCATAAACACAAAAAACGGCAAATGGGATTGCAAATATCGCTAAAGATTTGGGATTTTAAGGTATTTCCGAAGGCTGTTTTATGATTTAAAACAGGCAGATATGTATATAATTTATTATTTTTGAACCCGGTAATTCCGGCAGGCATCCGGAAATACCTGCTTTTTATTTTTGTTTATAAAAAGATAAAACTTACCTTTGCCGTCCGAAACTTGAAATTTATACAATGGCAAACCATAAAGCAACGAAAAAAGACGTACGTCAGAGCAGAAAGCGTAATGAGCGTAACCGTTACTACGGTAAAACTACCCGTAATGCCATACGGGATCTGAAAAAGCTGACCGACAAAGCAGCCGCTTCCGAGAATTTACCTGAAGTAATTTCTATGATCGACAAACTGGCAAAACGCAATATTATCCACAAGAACAAAGCTGCTAACCTGAAAAGCAAGCTCGCCAAAAAGGTGAACGTTCTGGCATAATTGCAACTGCTTTCACATAATTCAGGCTCTTCCCTGCAAACGGGAAGGGCTTTTTTTATTTGTTCCCATCCAAGTGATTGATTATCACTCCATCTTTCCTTTTTTGCAACAATTGTTCATACAGGGGTAACTGTGCTTCAGCTATGCTCTGGATATGCTCCTGCTACGGAGGGGCTCCGAAGATGCTTCGGTAAGGCACTGTAAATCAATTGAGTATGATTTTGCCGCTGCAGGTCATGAGGAGATTTCAGTAAATCATTGAAAATCAATTATTCCGAATTTTCAGCAGGACGGGCAGGCCTATCCTGGGCAGGGTCAACCCAGGGTCTCCCCCCATGCTACTTAAGGGATACTTAAGGGTTACTTAGGGGATAGTGCGTAGGGAGTGCGTGTTTTAGCAAAAAACGCGTTTTAGGGAAACAATCAACACACACATTATCAATAACTTATAGCCGTTTTTTCTGAAAACCACCCTTATTTTAACGCACTAAGCGCATATTTTGATACCGGAGGGAATAAACCCGTTTCAAGAAACAGGAAGAAATAACACTTCCAAACCCGCCACCAGCCAGACAATCAGAAAAACGCCCCTTACCGGGTGGGCGTTTGCACGGTGTTCAACGAACCTTCAACGAACAACGAACGAACCTCCAACGAACCTACACTTTTCCGCTATTCCTTCGTTCATCACCCAGGGAAGCTTCGTTCATCCTTCGTTCGATCCCCTTCCTTTTCTGCTCCCCGCATCGTACATTTAACCCCATAAACGGTAAAACCTGCACCGTCACCAAATCTAAACCATCTGATTTTCATTGATTTATGAGGAATCTCTCCTGTATCCTGCTGCTCCTGGCCCTGGCCTGCCGCCTTTCCGCCCAAAACCTTGCCACCCGCTACGAACGCAGCGAAGGCAAAGAAACGGCCACCTATTTCGAATGTATCGCCTATTACAAAATGCTGGCCACCCGCTTCCCGCAGCTCAGACTGCTCGAAATAGGGCAGACAGACAGCGGATATCCGCTTCATCTGGCCGTTTTGTCGCCGGACAGGGACTTCTCCTTCCCCAGCCTGAAAAAGAAGAATAAACGCGTTATTCTCGTCAATAACGGCATCCACCCCGGCGAGCCGGACGGTATCGACGCCAGCATGATGCTGGTGAGGGATATCCTCCAGGGCAAAAAACAGCTGCCGGCCAACGTGGTGCTGGCCGTCATCCCCCTCTACAATATCGGCGGCTCCCTCAACCGGAGCGCCTTTTACCGGGTAGACCAGAACGGCCCCGCCGAATTCGGCTCCCGGGGCAATGCCCAGAACCTCGACCTCAACCGCGATTTCATCAAGGCCGATTCCCGCAACGCCCTGGCTTTCCACAAAATCTACCACCTCACCGACCCGGACGTGTTCATCGACAACCATGTGAGCAACGGCGCCGACTACCAGCACGTGATGACCCTGCTCAGCACCCAGCACGGCAAACTGGGCGGGCCCATGGGGGAATTCCTCCACAAAACCTTCGAGCCGGAACTGTATAAAATGATGAAAACCAGGGGATACGATCTGCTCCCCTACGTCAACCACTACGGCAGCACGCCGGACAGCGGCTGGGTGGCGTATGCGGACGGCCCCCGGTATTCCAGCGGTTACACCACCCTGTTCCATACCTTCGGCTTCGTGCCCGAAACCCACATGCTGAAGCCCTACCGCCAGCGGGTAGACGCGACCTACGCCCTCATGGAATGTTTCATCGCGTTCACCGCCCGGCACAGCGAGCAGATCAAACATCTCCGCGAGCAAACGAAAGCCGCCGTGAAGACACAGGAAAAATTCCCGCTCAGCTGGGCGCCCGACATGACGCAGTACGACCTGTACACCTTCAAAGGGTACAAGGCGGGCGCCAAAACCAGCGAAATATCCGGGCTGCCGCGCCTGTACTACGACCGGCAGCAACCCTTCGAAAAACAGATCAAAGTATTCAACACCTTCGTGCCCGGCGATTTCGTGACCCGCCCCGAAGCGTACATCGTGCCGCAGGGATGGTGGGCCGTGATCGAGCGCCTGCAATTGAACGGCGTACAGATGCGGCGGTTTGCGCAAGACACGACCGTCGCCGTGGAAGCGTATAAAATCGAAAACTATAACACCGGCCAGCGCCCGTACGAAAAACATTACCTCCATACCGGCACCACCGTGAGCAGCAGCCGGCAAACGCTCAAATTCCTGAAAGGCGATTATTACATCCCCATGAACCAGACGGCCAACCGCTACCTGGCCGAAACGCTGGAGCCGCGCGGCGGGGATTCCTTTTTCGCCTGGAACTTTTTCGACGCCATCCTCGGCCAGAAAGAAGGGTATTCGACGTATGTGTTCGAAGACACGGCCGCGGAGTTCCTGCGGTCGAACCCCGACGCCAAAAAAGCACTCGAAGAAAAACGCGCCACCGACACCGCCTTTGCAAAAAGCGCATCGGCGCAGCTGAATTTCGTGTACCGCCTTTCGCCCTGGAATGAGCCGGGATTCATGCGGTACCCGGTGTTCAGGGTGGTGAAATGATACCGGAAATATCCGCCCTGTTTTGACCAAAAAGAAAACATGCCATGCACACCATCATCCGGCTATTGCCCCTCCTGTTGCTGTACCTCCCCGGTACGGCGCAGACACATCGTTACCAGCTCATCACGCACGTACGTTACAACGGGCAGCCCCAGCCCGGCAGCATTGCCGTCTGCGAACTGACGGCCGGCGCCGACGCGAAAGGCATTCCCTATGAAGAAGTGAAATGGATTTCCATGCGCATCGTGAAAGGAAGCGATACGACCGACGCCGGCCACAGCGCCCGCGCCGTACAGCCCTACCGCATTTCGCTGCACACGCAGGGCAATCTCGCCCTGCCGCGCATCGCCGTAGCGGATATGACAGGCCCCATTACCGATTTTCATACTTTCTATGTAGCCCTCGGCCCGAAGCTGGGCCTCGCTTCCCTGAAAAAGGCGGGCGACCGGTTTGTGCTGCCCGCGCCGCTCACGGGAGACTTCGCGAACGGCAGCTCCATCCTGCTGGGCAACGATTGCCTGCAGGTCTCCAACACCCTTACCGGCATCAGGAACAATACCCTGTTGCTGAAAACGGCGTTCCGTCCGCCGGCCACCAGCTGCCTGCGTTTTATGCTCGACGAAATGAATGCGCCCGTCGTTCCCGACACGCTGAACAACTTCCAGATGGTGCGGCCCGCTGCCGCCGGCACTTTCAACGTGCAGTGGGGCCGTGAGTATTTCGATATCGACAGCGAGGTGCAGCAACAAAGCGGCAGGCTGCTGAAAGCGGCGATGGTGAATGATCTGAAGCTGAAAGTAAAAATCGCCTGCGACAGTACCTACCGGCATTGCCAGCGCGAAGTACCGTTCCGCATCGAGCGTGAGCTGGAACTGGTGTTGTTGCAATAGCGGAAAACAGGGGGGTATTTCCGAAGGACTTCCCGGGGGAGGTCAGTCTCCAGGCGCCTTCGCGTTGACAGGAAACATAATTACCTGCTCAGCAGAAAGAATGCATGCTGCTCCCCGTAGAAGTGGTTATAGATCAGCACCCGTTTTAAAGAAGGCTCCGCTTCCATGCGCTGCACCGCCATCCACAGGGCGAATGCCGAGGCCGTATCGTACTCTCCGCATAAATGTTTAAACGGCTCGCTGGTGGTTTGCGGGAAATAGCGGGATTGCAGATCGTGATAAAAGTGATCGTAATTCGTGTCGCCGCTCTGCCCGGTGATGAGCAGATCAATATCCGCGGCGGTGACCTGATGCTGCGCCAGAAAGGCTTCCAGCGATTGCGACAGCGTTTCCTGCGAAGGTTTGTAGATCATTTTCAAACCCTCGAGCCGCACGGCAGCGGGTTCGGTGCTGAGCACAAAAAACACGGCGCCTTCACCGGCGATGGAGCCGGGTGTGTTGGCCGTGTAGAGATCGGCGGGCTGGGTGAGCTGCTCTTTCCAGTAACCGATGCGGCTTTTGATGTAGAAATGCTCGGCGGTGATTTCATCGAACCCGCCGGCCAGCACGTTCACGGCGTTGCCTTCGTTCAGCAGCAGCAGGCCGTCGAGCACGGCATGCTCGAAAGAGAAACCGCGGTGCACGAAAGTATTGTTGTAGCGGGTGCATTGCTGCTGAAGGGCAATGAGGCCGTTCACGGAGTTGTAGGTGGATTGTATGAAGGGCGTGGGATTGAGCGCGGCTTCGGCGTACTGCCGGATGTCGTGCAGGAAACGTTCCGTATCCTGCAGGCTGCCTTTACCGGTGCCGGTGATGATGGCATCGGGCACCTGCAGCCCGCTGTTACGCAGGCATTGCAATGCGGCGGTGAGGCCCATCTTCAGCATGCGGCTCATGCGGCGCAGGTTGTTGGGCGCAATGAATCCTTTGTAGTCCGGTTCTTTCGCGCGCATCATGTTATGCTCCGCCAGCGTTACCGGCTGCGGAACAAAACCGCCGCTGAAGCTCTCCTGCGCGGAGATGGCGGCGCAACCCCGTATATAAACCTTAGCCTTCATATTTACTGAACACCAGCGATGCATTGTTGCCGCCGAAACCGAATGAGTTGGATATCACGTTCTGTACGGGATACTCTTCAATCAGTTGCGTTTCGGGCACAATGGCCAGTTCTTCCATTTTTTCCGAAAAATTCAGGTTGGGAAACACCACCTGCTGGCCGATCGACAGCACGGCATAGATCGCTTCTATGGCGGCGGCGGCGGCCAGGGTATGACCGGTGAACGGCTTGGTGGAGCTGAAGCGCGGCACGTCAGTGCCGAACAGCCTTTCCAGTGCTTTCCCTTCCGATACGTCGTTATTTAAAGTGGCGGTGCCGTGCACATTCACGTACTGCACGTCGTTCACCGTTCTGCCGCTCATGGCGAGCGCGTTTTTCATGGCCTCGTACGCGCCGTCGCCTTCCGGCGAAGGAGCGGTGGGATGGAACGCTTCGTTGGTATTGCACCATCCGCTCAGTTCCGCCAGTACTCTTGCGCCGCGGCGTTTGGCCAGCGATTCGCTTTCGAGTATGAGGTAGGCCGCGCCTTCCCCGAGGTTCAGGCCGTTACGGTGCTGATCGAAGGGGCGGCAGAATTGTTTGTCGATATTTTTGAGAGAGTTGAAACCGTTGATGGTAAAACGGGTGAGCGCTTCCGTGCCGCCGCATACCGCCCTGTCCACCAGTCCCTGCTGAATAAGCCGGGCGCCGTACATCAGTGCGTTGGCGGAAGAGGAACAGGCGGTGCTGATGGTGGTCACATATTCGCGGATGCCGGTTGCGTCGGCCATGCGCTGCGTACAGTCGGCGCAATCGAGCACATCGATGTATTGCAGAAAGGTGCCTTCCTTCTGGGGATCGAGGATATCGAAATATACTTTTTCCGTATCGCACATGCCGCCCACAGTAGAGGCGTTGATGAGCGCGGCGGGTAGTTCGGCGGCGTTGGCGATGCCGGCGGATTCGAGCGCTTCGCGGATGGCGATGAGGCCGAGCAGGGTGGTGCGGGTAAAACCGCCCGGCTGCTCCACGCTGGCCATATGGGCCAGTTCTTCAGTGCTGTATTTCACTTCCCCGACAGGCAGCGTTTCCTTGTGAATGGTTTCAACGTACCGGGTATACCCCAGCCCGCTCTGTTGCAGCCGCAGGCTGCGCAGGTTCTCCACCACATTGCTGCCAATAGCGGATATCATGCCCATACCGGTAATAAAAACCCTTTCCGCCATATCTCGTTCAGGTGTTATGCCGCTTGTTTGCTTTTGATGAATTCAGCCATCGTCTGCACGCTCTGCAGGATCTTACGGCCTTCGCGGGGATCTTCCACTTTGATCTGGTATTGCCTTTCGAGCAGCACCATCAGCTCCAGCGAATCAATACTGTCGAGCCCCAGCCCTTCCCCGAACAGCGGCGCGTTATCGTCGATGTCTTCGGGGCGGGTATCCTGCAAATTCAATGCCTCAATGATTTGCTGTTTCAGTTTCAGTTTTAAAGCTTCCATAATGTTGTAGGTTTCTGCGCTTCGGGCCGCTGCCCACGGCGCATTCCAAGGGAGTAAAAATAAATGTTTTACGGTTGTTACGAAAATGTTTGTTCCTCAGCTGATCCTCCGCTGCTCCACCCACGCGGCAATGCCCAGCATTACCAGTCCACAGCCCAATAACCGTGCAATATCCGGCAGCACGTAGCGCGTATTGCCGTTTCGCAGGTAAATATCGTTGATGGCGTCGAGGCCCCAGCTGAGGGGCGAGAGCCGGCCGATGGTCTGAATGCCTTCGGGCATTATTTCCAGCGGTATCCAGATGCCCCCGATGGCGCTCAGTATCACGATCGAAATGGCCCCGAAGTTCAGCGCCTGGTTAGGCGTTTTGAACAGCGTGCCGATCAGGATGCCGTAGGCCGTGGCCGCCATCCCGATGCTGAACGCGGTCAGGAAACCGGCAACGTGGTCCACGCCCAGTTGCAGCCTCGGCAGGCCCAGCAGCGGCATCGCGTACAGCCCCACCATCATCATGAGGTAAAACTGCACAAGGCAGACGCCTACAAAAAACAGCAGTTTGCCGCCCAGTATTTCGGCATAGTTGCCGGGGATGAGCTTCATCCGCACCAGGCTGCCGTCTTCCCGCTCCCGTATCATGTTCCCGGCGATGGGTATCACGATGAAGAACATCGCAAAAATGCTCCAGGCCGGCACGTTGTGCTGCACGGAATTGGAAATCACGTCGATCTGTTTCCCTTCCCCGATGCTGGTTTCCTGCAAGCCCACGGCTTTGAGCCGGATGGCGGGAAAGGTATCGGTGGCGGTACTGTCTTTGCTTTTCAGCTGCATCTGTATCCTTTCCAGCAGCAGGTCGGTCTGCACCTGCGTGAGGAAATTGTCCAGCGCCTGCCGGATGGCGCTTTTGAATGCTTTTTTCGCGGCGGGGTCGAAGTACAGCTGCACGGCCAGCGAATCGTTGGCGATGGCCCTCACGGGCAGCTGCGCAGGGATGCCCATGCGTTTGGAAATATCGTTGACGATCTTGTTGGCATTGCTGACGATCTCGCCGGTGGCGCCTTTCGGGATGGTGATGCTGATCTTGTAATCGCCCTCGGCCACCAGCTGCCGGGCCTGCGCCTCGCTAAGGGGCCGGCCGTTCAGCGAATCGACCACGTTGAACTGCCCGCTGGCGCCCAGCCCTTCGCGGATGTAACGGCCGAGGCGCGCCTGGTCGTTATCTACCGTGAGGATGTCGAACTTCACTTCCTGGTAATCTTTGAAAGGCGCATCCTGGATGAGGGCCATCACGGTGATCAGCACAACGGGCATGGCAAACAGCAACGCCAGTCCTGCCTTGTCCCGCAACAACAGCAGCCATTCTTTCCGTATGGTAGCAATGAGCCTTAGCATCTTCTTGTTTAATCCCTTACCGCATGCCCGGTGTAATGCAGAAACACATCTTCCAGGTTGCGGCATTGCGGATGTTGTTGTATCAGTGCGGCAGGACTGCCCTGCACCACCATTTTTCCTTCGTCGATGATCACCACGTCTTCGCAGATCTGCTGCGCTTCTTCGAGCAGGTGCGAGGTGTACAGCACGCTGTGGCCCTGCCGGTTATAGTCGCGCAGGAACTGCAGTATCATGGCGCGCGACTGTACATCCACGCCGGCCGTGGGCTCATCGAGCACCAGCAGCTTCGGTTCGTGCAATATGGCGGCGATGATATTGGTGCGGCGTTTCATGCCGCCGGAGAATTTGCCTACTTCCTTGTCCGCGGCTTTATCCAGCCCGAACAATTGCAGGTAATGCGAAATTTTATCGTGCAGCGCCTTTCCTTTAAAACCATAGAGGTTCCCGAAATACCGGAGGTTCTCCATGGCCGTGAGCTGCGGGAACAGCGCGATCTGCTGCGGCACCACGCCGATCATGCGTTTGATATCTTCCCGGTGCGCGGCATCCTGCGGCATGCCGAGGATGTGCACCTGTCCGCCGCCGGCTTTCACCAGGCCGCATAATATCGAAATGGTGGTGGTTTTACCGGCGCCGTTCGGCCCGAGCAAACCCGTCACCTTCCCGGCCCCGAAGGTGAACGAGAGCCCCTGCAGGCTTGGCGATAGCGCCCCCGCGTAGGTTTTGTGCAGCTCCTTCACCTCGATGCTGTTCATCAGAATTTTACTTTGGATAAGCGGCGGAATACTTTTTCTTCTTCGTCGGCAATGTGCAGCAGCATATCGCTCAGTTCCCCGTAAGAGATATTATCGGCCGAGCGGGCTTTGCAGACGCGGCCGGCGGCGAATGCGAAATTGCGCCAGAGGTCGCCTACCAGGGTCAGGTCCCCGCCTATGGATTTCAGTTCTTCTTTGTTCAGCAGTGTGCCGGCTTCCTGCAAGAAAGCGGCGTACATAAAACGGAAACCCGCGCCGCCGGTGCCGATCTCTTCCTGCATGCGGATGATGTTGCCCAGGTAGAGCGCCGCCCTGCGGTCGCCGTGTTTGGCGGGGTAATCCTTCACCCGCTTCGCCAGGAAACGGATGCCTTTCACGCCGAAGTGCGGCATGGGTATCTTGAGCATGTAATAACAGGCCTGCTGGATGCCTTCCTTGATGGGCCGCGCAAAATCGACCTGTTTGGGCACGCTCAACGGGTAATACATTTTCCCTTTCGGTTCGGGGAACCCTTTTGCGAAACGGGCCTGTACGAGGCTTTCCGGGTCTATCTGCGTCACCGTGTCCATGATCGGGTCGCTCACCAGGTAGTTCTCCCCTTCCTTGCCGAACACCACGAGGTTGTGGGCGTTGAAGTGGAAACGGTAAGAGGCGGGGAAATAAGGCAGGTAATATACGCTCGACTGCATGCCCACCGGAATGCCCTTTTCAATGATATCATCCAGCGCCTGCATGGCTTTGCCGGGGCTGCTGAATTTGTGGGACTGCATCTTGACGCCGAGGCGTTTGCAGACCCTTGAAAAGATCGCGCCCGGCCATATGCGGTAGGTGCTGCCGGGCACGCCGTTCACTTTCACAAAGGGGAGATGGCCGAAAAAGATGCCGGCCCCGATACCGAACGCCATCGGTTCGCTGATATGCAAACCGTAATGGCGGAAGATATTGGAGATCACCCCGCTTTCGCAATGCGCTGTCTGTACGTGATTGAATTGTGTCATGTTGTTTGTTTATTCGGGGCGCTGAAATGGCAGCAGCGTTCCCTTTTGCAACGTGTCTGCCGGTATCGCGAATACGGTGGCGTATTTGGCGATCATGCCGGCGCTCAGCGTTTTAAAAACGGCGGGTTTCATATGT
Protein-coding sequences here:
- the rpsT gene encoding 30S ribosomal protein S20, which produces MANHKATKKDVRQSRKRNERNRYYGKTTRNAIRDLKKLTDKAAASENLPEVISMIDKLAKRNIIHKNKAANLKSKLAKKVNVLA
- a CDS encoding M14 family metallopeptidase yields the protein MRNLSCILLLLALACRLSAQNLATRYERSEGKETATYFECIAYYKMLATRFPQLRLLEIGQTDSGYPLHLAVLSPDRDFSFPSLKKKNKRVILVNNGIHPGEPDGIDASMMLVRDILQGKKQLPANVVLAVIPLYNIGGSLNRSAFYRVDQNGPAEFGSRGNAQNLDLNRDFIKADSRNALAFHKIYHLTDPDVFIDNHVSNGADYQHVMTLLSTQHGKLGGPMGEFLHKTFEPELYKMMKTRGYDLLPYVNHYGSTPDSGWVAYADGPRYSSGYTTLFHTFGFVPETHMLKPYRQRVDATYALMECFIAFTARHSEQIKHLREQTKAAVKTQEKFPLSWAPDMTQYDLYTFKGYKAGAKTSEISGLPRLYYDRQQPFEKQIKVFNTFVPGDFVTRPEAYIVPQGWWAVIERLQLNGVQMRRFAQDTTVAVEAYKIENYNTGQRPYEKHYLHTGTTVSSSRQTLKFLKGDYYIPMNQTANRYLAETLEPRGGDSFFAWNFFDAILGQKEGYSTYVFEDTAAEFLRSNPDAKKALEEKRATDTAFAKSASAQLNFVYRLSPWNEPGFMRYPVFRVVK
- a CDS encoding beta-ketoacyl synthase chain length factor, with product MKAKVYIRGCAAISAQESFSGGFVPQPVTLAEHNMMRAKEPDYKGFIAPNNLRRMSRMLKMGLTAALQCLRNSGLQVPDAIITGTGKGSLQDTERFLHDIRQYAEAALNPTPFIQSTYNSVNGLIALQQQCTRYNNTFVHRGFSFEHAVLDGLLLLNEGNAVNVLAGGFDEITAEHFYIKSRIGYWKEQLTQPADLYTANTPGSIAGEGAVFFVLSTEPAAVRLEGLKMIYKPSQETLSQSLEAFLAQHQVTAADIDLLITGQSGDTNYDHFYHDLQSRYFPQTTSEPFKHLCGEYDTASAFALWMAVQRMEAEPSLKRVLIYNHFYGEQHAFFLLSR
- a CDS encoding beta-ketoacyl-[acyl-carrier-protein] synthase family protein, whose product is MAERVFITGMGMISAIGSNVVENLRSLRLQQSGLGYTRYVETIHKETLPVGEVKYSTEELAHMASVEQPGGFTRTTLLGLIAIREALESAGIANAAELPAALINASTVGGMCDTEKVYFDILDPQKEGTFLQYIDVLDCADCTQRMADATGIREYVTTISTACSSSANALMYGARLIQQGLVDRAVCGGTEALTRFTINGFNSLKNIDKQFCRPFDQHRNGLNLGEGAAYLILESESLAKRRGARVLAELSGWCNTNEAFHPTAPSPEGDGAYEAMKNALAMSGRTVNDVQYVNVHGTATLNNDVSEGKALERLFGTDVPRFSSTKPFTGHTLAAAAAIEAIYAVLSIGQQVVFPNLNFSEKMEELAIVPETQLIEEYPVQNVISNSFGFGGNNASLVFSKYEG
- a CDS encoding phosphopantetheine-binding protein; its protein translation is MFVTTVKHLFLLPWNAPWAAARSAETYNIMEALKLKLKQQIIEALNLQDTRPEDIDDNAPLFGEGLGLDSIDSLELMVLLERQYQIKVEDPREGRKILQSVQTMAEFIKSKQAA
- a CDS encoding ABC transporter permease → MLRLIATIRKEWLLLLRDKAGLALLFAMPVVLITVMALIQDAPFKDYQEVKFDILTVDNDQARLGRYIREGLGASGQFNVVDSLNGRPLSEAQARQLVAEGDYKISITIPKGATGEIVSNANKIVNDISKRMGIPAQLPVRAIANDSLAVQLYFDPAAKKAFKSAIRQALDNFLTQVQTDLLLERIQMQLKSKDSTATDTFPAIRLKAVGLQETSIGEGKQIDVISNSVQHNVPAWSIFAMFFIVIPIAGNMIREREDGSLVRMKLIPGNYAEILGGKLLFFVGVCLVQFYLMMMVGLYAMPLLGLPRLQLGVDHVAGFLTAFSIGMAATAYGILIGTLFKTPNQALNFGAISIVILSAIGGIWIPLEIMPEGIQTIGRLSPLSWGLDAINDIYLRNGNTRYVLPDIARLLGCGLVMLGIAAWVEQRRIS
- a CDS encoding ABC transporter ATP-binding protein, translating into MNSIEVKELHKTYAGALSPSLQGLSFTFGAGKVTGLLGPNGAGKTTTISILCGLVKAGGGQVHILGMPQDAAHREDIKRMIGVVPQQIALFPQLTAMENLRYFGNLYGFKGKALHDKISHYLQLFGLDKAADKEVGKFSGGMKRRTNIIAAILHEPKLLVLDEPTAGVDVQSRAMILQFLRDYNRQGHSVLYTSHLLEEAQQICEDVVIIDEGKMVVQGSPAALIQQHPQCRNLEDVFLHYTGHAVRD
- a CDS encoding BtrH N-terminal domain-containing protein, with the protein product MTQFNHVQTAHCESGVISNIFRHYGLHISEPMAFGIGAGIFFGHLPFVKVNGVPGSTYRIWPGAIFSRVCKRLGVKMQSHKFSSPGKAMQALDDIIEKGIPVGMQSSVYYLPYFPASYRFHFNAHNLVVFGKEGENYLVSDPIMDTVTQIDPESLVQARFAKGFPEPKGKMYYPLSVPKQVDFARPIKEGIQQACYYMLKIPMPHFGVKGIRFLAKRVKDYPAKHGDRRAALYLGNIIRMQEEIGTGGAGFRFMYAAFLQEAGTLLNKEELKSIGGDLTLVGDLWRNFAFAAGRVCKARSADNISYGELSDMLLHIADEEEKVFRRLSKVKF